A stretch of DNA from Anaerobacillus isosaccharinicus:
TATATTCGTCGCTTAGAGAAACTAGAAGAAATTTCTGAGTCTTTTGATGGCGTTGAGAAAACATATGCTATTCAAGCAGGTCGTGAAGTAAGAATCATGGTTAAACCAGAACTAATTGGTGATAGTGAAGCTTATCTATTAGCAAGAGATATTACAAAGAGAATTGAAGAAGAGCTTGACTATCCGGGTCACATTAAAGTAACGGTTATTCGTGAAACGAGAGCAGTTGAGTATGCAAAATAAAGTGGCGTAATGCCGCTTTATTTTTTTTGCGAAAGAAAATAGTCCGTAGAAAAACTTGGAAGTGGTTTTTCATTATGGGATTACTGCTTGATTGTTATATCATCGTTGGTTTTAACTCAACAATATGATAAAATCCAAGACAAACGTAAAAATAGAGGTGTTGAAGTTGAAATTATTATTTATTGGTGATGTTGTAGGTTCTCCAGGAAGGGATATGCTTGCAACTTATTTACCAAGGTTAAAAAACAAATATAAACCAACGATCACAATTGTCAACGGTGAAAATTCGGCAAACGGTAAAGGGATTACAGAAAAAATATATAAACAAATTCTTGATTTAGGTGCCCAAGTTGTTACATTAGGAAATCATACTTGGGACCAACGAGAACTAATTGAAGTGATTGACCATTGCCCTAATCTAGTTCGCCCTGCTAACTTCCCCGAGGAAGTACCAGGTAAGGGCTATACAATTGTTAAAATAAATCAGCTCGAAGTAGGAGTCATAAGTATACAGGGAAGAACATTCTTGCCACCTTTAGATTGTCCTTTTAAAAAAGCAGATGAATTAATCGCCATTATTAAAAAACGAACACCGATAATTTTTGTCGATTTTCATGCAGAAGCTACAAGTGAGAAGCAAGCAATGGGTTGGTATTTAGATGGGAGAGTTACAGCAGTTATTGGCACCCATACACATGTTCAAACGGCTGATTATCGCATCTTACCGAATAAAACAGCTTATATGACTGATGTTGGTATGACAGGGCCGTATGATGGCATATTAGGGATGGAACGGGGAGCAGTATTACATAGGTTCTTAACAAGTTTGCCAGTTAGGTTTGAGGTTGCTGCGGGACGTGAGCAATTAAATGGGGTGTTAATAGACATAGACCCTAAAACTGGGGCAGCCAAATCGATTTCTCCAATCAATATTAATGAAGATCATCCATTTTTTGACTAACCCAATTAAGGATCTTTGAATAGAGCTCTAGGCGCCTGCCTAGGGCTCTTCTTAAAAGATAAAAAAGTATAACTTTTTGAATTTTAAAAGGTGTCTTGCTTGTCGAAGTACAGCGGGCGCTCTTCGCTTTTCTTAATAAAACTTCCCTTGATGTGGAATATCGCGTTCGTTTTTGAATATATAGAGAACAAGGCAGATTTAGGGAGCACATACAACAAACTGAAGAACAGCGCTTATCATTCCACTAATGATAAAACAAGTTTCACATTTTGAGGAGGTTCAAGGAAATGGAAGTATTAAAAGTTTCAGCAAAATCTAACCCTAATTCAGTAGCTGGTGCCCTTGCAGGTGTTATTCGAGAACGAGGAGCTGCTGAAATTCAAGCAATTGGTGCAGGTGCGTTAAACCAATCCGTTAAAGCAGTCGCTATTGCAAGAGGATTTGTAGCCCCAAGTGGAATTGATTTAATTTGTATACCAGCATTTACAGACATAAAAATTGATGGGGAAGAACGAACTGCCATAAAGTTAATTATCGAGCCAAGATAACTATTTTTAAGGCACGTTTTTTATTAAACAAAAATCCTGTTTATTCTTTTGAATAGACAGGATTTTTGTTATACTTTAAGAGACTTAAACTTTGTTTAGGTAGATTATGATTTAAATGGCAATTATCAAGTTTTGAATATTGATGTTAAAAAACAAACTAGATATTTGCAGGATTTTATCGATTAATGGTGAAATCATTATATGTAACAAACTATTTTATTGTTTAAAAACTAAGGGGATCCCTATTAGGAAAAGCGAGTGATGCTATGGCTTAACAAAGACTTATTCATTCAATAGGAAGGATGGTAGTCTTTTTTGTAAACGCTTACTAAATAGATCGGTGAAGTCTATTGAAAACATCTACGTTATCTCCTTACTAGTGTAAGTGTAAAAGGGGAACTGATTTACATTTTATTGCATCATAAACATATAACTCTCAATCTGTTGAATTTAATTTAAATACATATCTTGTGTTGCGATAATACCTGTCGCTCTATAATAATATTAAATAGAGTATAGGACTGCACTTAAGCTTAGTTTGAAGCTAGGTTTTATAAACTTCATTTAGGGAAATCTGGTAATATATTTATTCTAAATTGAATGAAAAATTGCTTGATTTTTCCGTATTTTAGGTCTATCATTGTAATCGTTCGAACTATTAACAAATTTGTCACATTTTATTTTAGGTTAACAATGTAATAGTGACATTAGACATTGTCATTTACCAAAAGGGGTGGAGAACATGATCAATCAACTTTCTTGGAAAGTTGGAGGACAACAAGGGGAAGGTATTGAAAGTACCGGAGAAATATTTGCTATAGCACTAAATCGACAAGGCTATTATCTTTACGGTTACCGTCATTTTTCTTCTCGTATTAAAGGCGGTCATACGAACAACAAAATTCGTGTAAGTGCAAAAGCTATTAACTCAATTTCCGATGATTTAGATATACTAGTGGCGTTTGATCAAGAAACAATTGATGTAAATATTCACGAATTAAGAGAAGGTGGAGTTGTCATTGCAGACTCTAAATTCAACCCGAAACTTCCAGAAGGTGCAAAAGGAACTATGTATGCGGTTCCATTTACAGATATAGCAAGTGAGTTAGGAACTACTTTAATGAAAAACATGGTAGCAGTAGGTGCTTCAAGTGCAGTCCTTGGTTTAGCTCCTGAGGCATACCGTGAAGTAGTAGAAGAAATCTTTTCACGCAAAGGCAGTTCAGTTGTAGAAAAGAATATGGAAGCCATTAAACGTGGCTCAGAATACTTAAATGAGCAAGCAGGTGGACAAATTCAATCATTTGAGCTTGAAAAAGCTGATGGTAAGAAGAGAATGTTTATGATTGGTAATCATGCGATTGCACTTGGTGCTCTTGCAGGTGGAGCTAGATTTATGCCAGCATATCCAATTACACCGGCTTCAGAGATTATGGAATACTTAACAAAGAAATTACCTGAGTTTGGTGGAGCGGTTATCCAAACTGAAGATGAAATTTCTGCTTGTACAATGGCAATCGGTGGAAACTACGCTGGTGTCCGCACGTTAACTGCATCAGCAGGTCCTGGTCTTTCATTAATGATGGAAGCAATTGGGTTAGCAGGAATTACTGAAATTCCTTTAGTCATTGTTAATACACAACGTGGTGGCCCAAGTACTGGCTTACCAACTAAGCAAGAGCAATCTGACTTAATGGCGATGATCTACGGGACACATGGTGAA
This window harbors:
- a CDS encoding 2-oxoacid:acceptor oxidoreductase subunit alpha, with amino-acid sequence MINQLSWKVGGQQGEGIESTGEIFAIALNRQGYYLYGYRHFSSRIKGGHTNNKIRVSAKAINSISDDLDILVAFDQETIDVNIHELREGGVVIADSKFNPKLPEGAKGTMYAVPFTDIASELGTTLMKNMVAVGASSAVLGLAPEAYREVVEEIFSRKGSSVVEKNMEAIKRGSEYLNEQAGGQIQSFELEKADGKKRMFMIGNHAIALGALAGGARFMPAYPITPASEIMEYLTKKLPEFGGAVIQTEDEISACTMAIGGNYAGVRTLTASAGPGLSLMMEAIGLAGITEIPLVIVNTQRGGPSTGLPTKQEQSDLMAMIYGTHGEIPKVVIAPSTVEEAFYDSAEAFNIAEEYQCPVIILTDLALSLGKQTVEPLDHNRLQIRRGKLDLNAELPDLNGEYFKRYEVTEDGLSPRVVPGMKNGIHHVTGVEHNEQGKPSEDPTNRINQMNKRLTKLNTLHETFSNPIFANAPHEEADLLIIGFNSTRGTIEEILPRFDADGLKVNHAQVRLVHPFPVDELKPLMDKAKKVVVVENNATGQLASIIKMNINCTLENILKYDGNPFLPSEIYNQCKELL
- a CDS encoding stage V sporulation protein S — translated: MEVLKVSAKSNPNSVAGALAGVIRERGAAEIQAIGAGALNQSVKAVAIARGFVAPSGIDLICIPAFTDIKIDGEERTAIKLIIEPR
- a CDS encoding TIGR00282 family metallophosphoesterase, with product MKLLFIGDVVGSPGRDMLATYLPRLKNKYKPTITIVNGENSANGKGITEKIYKQILDLGAQVVTLGNHTWDQRELIEVIDHCPNLVRPANFPEEVPGKGYTIVKINQLEVGVISIQGRTFLPPLDCPFKKADELIAIIKKRTPIIFVDFHAEATSEKQAMGWYLDGRVTAVIGTHTHVQTADYRILPNKTAYMTDVGMTGPYDGILGMERGAVLHRFLTSLPVRFEVAAGREQLNGVLIDIDPKTGAAKSISPININEDHPFFD